GAATCATACAACGAGTTTTGGGCACGTGTTCTTTCAGTATCCCACTTGGATTTTGCCACGTGTATTAGCCCCATGGATTCAACCACTGCAGCTCGTCTTCCTTCTTATCGACTCTTCGCTGAGCATCTATTGGATCCGGACCAACCCTCCGTTACTCGGATCCTTACTTTGACCCAGAACCGACCCAAAACCCGCACTCTTTTATCCGACTATTTTTCCCAAACAGCCAATGCTTCTCTCTTATGTGGCCTCCTACTAAAAGATATCGACCGTACGCGTGTCAAATACTGTTCTTTTAGGGCCGCCTTTCAAGCCCTCGAGATTGGGAATGAAATTTCGGGTATCCTCACCTGTTTACTTGAATTCTCTAATTCAACCAACCCCTTTCAACCAACTGCTCCATCTTCGAGTAAAGTTAGCATGATTCAAGCCGGTTGTTGTGAATTGCTAAAACGGCTTGAGTCTAGCCGAGACAAGGTTCGATCTAAGCTCCAAATAATGAGCAGTTTACAACACGGGTCGGGCCTATTTCTAGTGGCGTTAACGACTTCACTCACTATAATAGTTGCATCCCATGCTCTAGCATTGCTTGTGGCTGCGCCGAGTCTTGTAGCTATTTCGCTTAAGCTGGCTTCCATGAGAAGACTTGCAAGGGAGTCGGCTCAGTTGGACGCAGCTGCTAAGGGAACTTATATATTGAATAGAGACCTGGACACAATTAGTCGGCTAGTGGCTCGGCTAAATGATGAACTTGAGGACATGTGTGCAATGGTTAAGTTTTGGCTTGCGGGTGGAGAAGATCGACTACAAGCCAGTGGAGAAGTGGCGCGCCAGCTGAAGAAGAACGATGCTAACTTTACTCAACAACTTGATGAATTAGAGGAGCATTTGTATTTGTGTTTCATGACCATACATAGGGCTAGAAACCTTGTTGTGAAAGAAATTCTGAATCCGGATCCACTTACGACCTGATATTCTGATTCCATCTGATCTTATCTTAccattacttaaataaataaataaattaatccatCCATCATATTAGTTGATATCTCttaattggttttaatttttacaaatattaaaaaaaaacattttaagttaGGAATTTTGTTAAGGAATGTTgtcaaatatattgaaaaag
The window above is part of the Gossypium raimondii isolate GPD5lz chromosome 9, ASM2569854v1, whole genome shotgun sequence genome. Proteins encoded here:
- the LOC105800124 gene encoding UPF0496 protein At3g49070 — protein: MKKRIRARITKFLLPCTASSGNSTIIPNSIDVREEYANAFRTESYNEFWARVLSVSHLDFATCISPMDSTTAARLPSYRLFAEHLLDPDQPSVTRILTLTQNRPKTRTLLSDYFSQTANASLLCGLLLKDIDRTRVKYCSFRAAFQALEIGNEISGILTCLLEFSNSTNPFQPTAPSSSKVSMIQAGCCELLKRLESSRDKVRSKLQIMSSLQHGSGLFLVALTTSLTIIVASHALALLVAAPSLVAISLKLASMRRLARESAQLDAAAKGTYILNRDLDTISRLVARLNDELEDMCAMVKFWLAGGEDRLQASGEVARQLKKNDANFTQQLDELEEHLYLCFMTIHRARNLVVKEILNPDPLTT